TGCTTTAAAATCATCTTCCACGGCTGTAAACAACAGAGAATCTCATATCGTTGGACATGTCAATCAAGATGGTTCAATTAGGCCTATCGTTGCAAATCCGAAACCTACAAATAGTGTTAATTCTGATGCTTCTAATGGGGATCAGCAGCAAAAATGTTCTCAGTcagaagatataaaaataatccagaATCGTGATGTGGAAACATCTAAAGATTGATTGTTAAGTAGTATTGAGTATAAGCTATTCAttggaatttttaatcataatcatTTGAAGACAGTGTATTTGTAATTGTCCTGTGGTGCAAGAAGGCTGTTCTTGTCTTATATacgtttcttttatatataacatagattttttaatctcaaaaatataatagataaataaatttttaactaattgcaCATACATACATGGgtttatttaggtattactaATGAAGAGGGCAAGTCTTTTAGTTTGTCAAATTCTTCTTGTATGttgttttcaaaactttgacTTGTGTCTGGGCTAGTTTTGCCAAATAGTTCCTCAGATTTAGGCATATATTTCAAAGGTGTTGCTATTGGGTGGGAGTTGAAAAATCTATGGCGTAGTGCGGTATCAGCTTCAACTCGGATCTTACCATCATATACTAAAAATGCCTTTAGTAAACTTTGAGCTTCTTTTGAAGCGTCTGGAACTATTTCTTCCAGAGGAATTGGCTGCATTGATGGAAATGTGATCTTAGAGTAATCTGGGAGttctaaaataaaacatgaataatgattatttacgatagataactatttaattatagatCGAATACAAGCACTATTCTTACCCTTAGCTCCTGGCCAAGTTTCTTCATTGAAAGTTCCCAAGACCTTAATTACAATACCGAGTTGGTCAATATCATTTTCCCCACGGAAAATTGGGGAACGATTAAGCATTTCACCGAATATACAGCCTGTAGACCACAGATCCATACTTTGTGTATAACTTCTAGATCCATATAAAAGTTCTGGTGCTCTGTACCATCTAGTAGCAACTTCATGCGAATACGGCCTTTCTCCTTCTGCTGAAAATATGCGACTGAGACCCAGATCAGCAATTTTTAACCTCCCATCACAAGATATTAAAAGATTATCTGGTTTAAGGTCCCTGTGCATCAGTGAATGCgagtgtaaataaataagaccTTTCAGGAGCATAACCATATAGGTCTTTATACTTGAttcatttaaatcaatttttgagttattaattatttgagataGATTCAAGCCCAAAAACTCGAAAACAAGAACTAATCCTAGGCCTTGAGGGAAAACATAATAGAGTTTTACGATATATGGACTTTCAACTGTTTGTAATATCTTGATTTCTCTAACTGTCGCGCTCGGAATACCTTCGTTGGGCCTTTTGATGAGGAGTTTTTTTAAGGCAACTAACTTGCAAGACTTTTTATGTCGAGCCTTCATTACAATTCCATGGGCTCCAGCTCCAATACGACCCAAGACAGTAAAATTATCCATAGCTGATGATTGATCAGTTTTAGAAAGCATTTATTCCTTTATACCTGTCAAATGCCAACAAAAGCCTCTAATCATTTTTTGAGCCAggaaaagttaataataataattaataatagtaatatttttgaacaatggGGATTTAAAAGTTAATGCATGGGTATATTTCTGATAATTTTACTGAATTCAGATGAAATTGGGATAATCTTCTCTACAAATTATAACCACCCATTCATTTCACCTTCCTATGCATAGAAAGTCTTAAAAAgtgaaaacaaaattacttaGTTATAGTAGTTTTGGATACGCTTTATGGGGGAAACGCTTTATGCTTtcgggcttttttttttctttattcagcATAAATTCCAAGGGttaccctatttttttttcttacgcTCTCGAAAGCtcccttttataatatatacaacaaCGACTACACACTGTGAAAATATTGATCCTTTTATACAGTGActgaaaatgttttaatattcgATAAATACTCATAAACATAAAGTATGGCTGTAGTTGcaatggataaaataaagacTTATGGAAGTGCTAGAGACGCTTTTGAGTGGGATGAGAGTCTCTATTTTTCAGGAAGAATGTCTTCTGAAGTAATAGAAAT
The sequence above is drawn from the Lepeophtheirus salmonis chromosome 5, UVic_Lsal_1.4, whole genome shotgun sequence genome and encodes:
- the LOC121117934 gene encoding cyclin-dependent kinase 20, encoding MLSKTDQSSAMDNFTVLGRIGAGAHGIVMKARHKKSCKLVALKKLLIKRPNEGIPSATVREIKILQTVESPYIVKLYYVFPQGLGLVLVFEFLGLNLSQIINNSKIDLNESSIKTYMVMLLKGLIYLHSHSLMHRDLKPDNLLISCDGRLKIADLGLSRIFSAEGERPYSHEVATRWYRAPELLYGSRSYTQSMDLWSTGCIFGEMLNRSPIFRGENDIDQLGIVIKVLGTFNEETWPGAKELPDYSKITFPSMQPIPLEEIVPDASKEAQSLLKAFLVYDGKIRVEADTALRHRFFNSHPIATPLKYMPKSEELFGKTSPDTSQSFENNIQEEFDKLKDLPSSLVIPK